The Rana temporaria chromosome 4, aRanTem1.1, whole genome shotgun sequence genome contains a region encoding:
- the LOC120935742 gene encoding general transcription factor II-I repeat domain-containing protein 2B-like, with product MRSMKGTTTGSDLFTEVNECMDRLGLKWDRLTGVTMDGCPNLTGKNVGLLKRMQDKVTEIDMDQKLVFLHCILHQHVLCKSVLKIDHVIDVVTKIVNFIRARALNHRQFVALLEEHETEHRDIGYHTAVRWLSLGKVLKRVWDLKAEIREYCEKKGKDFPELSDEDWMADFAFSVDVTAQMNELNTKLQGKGLFVHEMHSLVKAFMTKLQFLSRQLESNNITHMQTLKEVTPPADHLRRYSSMLGALHGEFSRRFEDLRQIEDKMCLISSPFTCSVDNAPSDVQLELIDLQSDAVLAEHFKSRSLLDFYSSLKEENFPNLRRRAQKMLVLFGSTYVCEQTFSMMNFTKSRYRSSLTDDHLSAVLRISTSDIQPDFDALVKAQQRLDFSH from the coding sequence ATGCGGTCGATGAAAGGAACGACGACAGGGAGTGATCTGTTCACGGAGGTAAATGAGTGCATGGACAGGCTGGGACTTAAATGGGACAGACTGACAGGCGTCACAATGGACGGATGTCCAAATCTCACCGGAAAAAATGTTGGACTTTTGAAACGTATGCAAGATAAAGTGACTGAAATCGACATGGATCAGAAACTGGTATTTTTGCATTGTATTCTACACCAACATGTGTTATgcaaatcagtgctaaaaattgaCCATGTCATTGATGTTGTTACTAAAATAGTAAACTTCATCAGGGCAAGAGCATTGAACCACAGACAGTTTGTCGCACTATTGGAGGAGCATGAGACCGAGCATCGTGACATCGGCTACCACACAGCTGTCAGATGGCTCAGTCTGGGAAAAGTGCTAAAAAGAGTCTGGGACCTGAAAGCAGAGATTCGAGAGTATTGTGAGAAGAAAGGCAAAGACTTCCCTGAGCTCTCAGATGAGGACTGGATGGCAGATTTTGCATTTTCTGTTGATGTGACTGCACAGATGAATGAACTGAACACCAAACTGCAAGGCAAGGGCCTTTTTGTTCATGAAATGCACAGCCTGGTGAAGGCTTTCATGACAAAGTTACAGTTTCTTTCAAGACAACTGGAGAGCAACAATATAACTCACATGCAAACCCTGAAAGAAGTTACACCACCAGCTGATCACCTCCGCAGGTACTCATCCATGTTGGGAGCATTGCATGGTGAGTTTTCAAGGCGATTTGAAGATCTCAGACAAATCGAAGACAAAATGTGCCTGATTTCCTCTCCCTTTACCTGCAGTGTGGATAATGCACCCAGTGATGTTCAACTGGAACTCATCGACCTGCAGTCTGATGCAGTACTGGCAGAGCACTTTAAGTCAAGATCTCTGCTAGATTTCTACTCTTCTCTCAAGGAGGAGAACTTTCCAAACTTAAGGAGACGTGCTCAGAAGATGTTGGTTCTCTTTGGCTCTACATACGTATGTGAACAAACATTTTCAATGATGAACTTCACGAAATCCAGGTATAGATCCTCTCTCACTGATGATCATCTGTCAGCTGTGCTTCGCATCTCCACCTCAGACATTCAACCTGACTTCGATGCACTTGTTAAAGCCCAGCAGAGACTAGATTTCTCTCACTGA